In Picosynechococcus sp. PCC 7002, the following are encoded in one genomic region:
- the accC gene encoding acetyl-CoA carboxylase biotin carboxylase subunit yields MQFSKILIANRGEVALRIIHTCQELGIATVAVHSTVDRQALHVQLADESICIGPPQSSKSYLNIPNIIAAALSSNADAIHPGYGFLAENAKFAEICADHQITFIGPSPEAMIAMGDKSTAKKTMQAAKVPTVPGSAGLVASEEQALEIAQQIGYPVMIKATAGGGGRGMRLVPSAEELPRLYRAAQGEAEAAFGNGGVYIEKFIERPRHIEFQILADQYGNVIHLGERDCSIQRRHQKLLEEAPSAILTPRLRDKMGKAAVKAAKSIDYVGAGTVEFLVDKNGDFYFMEMNTRIQVEHPVTEMVTGLDLIAEQIKVAQGDRLSLNQNQVNLNGHAIECRINAEDPDHDFRPTPGKISGYLPPGGPGVRMDSHVYTDYEISPYYDSLIGKLIVWGPDRDTAIRRMKRALRECAITGVSTTISFHQKILNHPAFLAADVDTNFIQQHMLP; encoded by the coding sequence ATGCAGTTTTCAAAGATTCTCATCGCCAATCGCGGAGAAGTTGCCCTACGCATTATCCACACCTGTCAGGAGCTCGGCATTGCCACAGTTGCCGTCCACTCCACCGTAGATCGCCAAGCCCTCCACGTTCAGCTCGCCGATGAGAGCATTTGCATTGGCCCGCCCCAGAGCAGCAAAAGCTATCTCAACATTCCCAATATTATCGCTGCGGCCCTCAGCAGTAACGCCGACGCAATCCACCCAGGCTACGGTTTCCTCGCTGAAAATGCCAAGTTTGCAGAAATTTGTGCCGACCACCAAATCACCTTCATTGGCCCTTCCCCAGAAGCAATGATCGCCATGGGGGACAAATCCACCGCCAAAAAAACGATGCAGGCGGCAAAAGTCCCTACCGTACCCGGTAGTGCTGGGTTGGTGGCCTCCGAAGAACAAGCCCTAGAAATCGCCCAACAAATTGGCTACCCTGTGATGATCAAAGCCACGGCGGGTGGTGGTGGCCGGGGGATGCGCCTTGTGCCCAGCGCTGAGGAGTTACCCCGTTTGTACCGAGCGGCCCAGGGGGAAGCAGAAGCAGCCTTTGGGAATGGCGGCGTTTACATCGAAAAATTTATTGAACGGCCCCGTCACATCGAATTTCAGATCCTCGCGGATCAGTACGGCAATGTAATTCACCTCGGCGAACGGGATTGTTCGATCCAACGGCGGCACCAAAAACTCCTCGAAGAAGCTCCCAGCGCGATCCTCACCCCCAGACTGCGGGACAAAATGGGGAAAGCGGCAGTAAAAGCGGCGAAATCCATTGATTATGTCGGGGCGGGGACGGTGGAATTCCTCGTGGATAAGAATGGGGATTTCTACTTTATGGAAATGAATACCCGCATTCAGGTGGAACACCCGGTCACAGAGATGGTGACGGGACTAGATCTGATCGCCGAGCAAATTAAAGTTGCCCAAGGCGATCGCCTCAGTTTGAATCAAAATCAAGTGAACTTGAATGGTCATGCCATCGAGTGCCGGATTAATGCCGAAGATCCCGACCATGATTTCCGACCGACCCCAGGCAAAATCAGTGGCTATCTTCCCCCCGGTGGCCCTGGGGTACGGATGGATTCCCACGTTTACACCGACTATGAAATTTCTCCTTACTACGATTCTTTGATCGGTAAATTAATCGTTTGGGGACCAGACCGAGACACCGCCATTCGCCGCATGAAGCGGGCACTCCGAGAATGTGCCATTACTGGAGTATCGACCACCATTAGCTTCCACCAAAAGATTTTGAATCATCCGGCTTTTTTGGCGGCCGATGTCGATACAAACTTTATCCAGCAGCACATGTTGCCCTAG
- a CDS encoding homoserine dehydrogenase, whose translation MAIGIGLLGLGTVGTGTAEILLSPQGRHPLLGEVVLKRAGVRSLDKPRNIDLPAGCLTTDLEAIVKDPEIQVVVELLGGLEPARTLILAAIANGKHVVTANKAVIAKYGEEIYTAANQAGVYVLLEAAVGGGIPIIKPLKQSLGVNRITRVIGIINGTTNYILTQMAQHGADFGEVLAEAQKLGYAEADPSADVDGGDAADKIAILASLAFGGRIRREDVYCEGIRSISAADISFAKKLGFVIKLLAIAERPDLEEDALQLRVHPTLVPEDHPIASVNGVFNAILVEGEPLGQVMFYGPGAGAGATASAVVSDIVHVVGLLHSDQVIQKLNPLLGCTHEHYSKILPIDTLKTRFYARFLSRDLPGVIGDLGTCFGQHQVSLESVVQIGLQDDCAEIVVVTHDVHEANFREAMREIEGLEAIKEVPSILRVL comes from the coding sequence GTGGCTATCGGAATTGGTTTACTTGGCTTAGGAACGGTTGGCACGGGCACTGCAGAAATTTTGCTGTCGCCCCAGGGCCGCCACCCGCTGTTGGGGGAAGTGGTTTTGAAACGGGCAGGGGTGCGCTCCCTAGACAAGCCCCGCAACATTGATTTACCAGCGGGTTGCCTAACCACTGATCTAGAGGCCATCGTCAAAGATCCAGAGATTCAGGTGGTGGTTGAGTTGTTGGGTGGCCTGGAGCCAGCGCGGACTCTCATCCTGGCGGCGATCGCCAATGGGAAACATGTGGTCACGGCCAACAAAGCAGTGATTGCCAAATATGGCGAAGAAATTTACACCGCAGCGAACCAAGCAGGGGTCTATGTGCTCCTTGAGGCGGCGGTGGGCGGTGGCATTCCGATCATTAAACCCCTCAAGCAATCTTTAGGAGTGAACCGCATTACCCGTGTCATTGGCATTATCAATGGCACCACCAACTATATCCTCACCCAGATGGCCCAGCACGGGGCAGACTTTGGGGAAGTATTAGCGGAAGCCCAAAAATTGGGTTATGCCGAAGCCGATCCCAGTGCCGATGTGGATGGGGGCGACGCGGCGGACAAAATTGCGATTCTCGCTTCCTTGGCCTTTGGGGGACGAATTCGGCGCGAAGATGTCTACTGCGAAGGGATTCGTTCCATTAGTGCGGCAGATATCAGTTTTGCGAAAAAGCTCGGTTTTGTGATCAAATTATTGGCGATCGCCGAACGACCAGACCTCGAAGAAGATGCCCTACAGTTGCGCGTTCACCCGACTTTGGTGCCAGAAGATCATCCCATCGCCAGCGTCAATGGTGTCTTTAATGCGATCCTCGTGGAAGGGGAACCCCTCGGCCAGGTAATGTTCTATGGCCCTGGGGCTGGGGCTGGGGCAACGGCCAGCGCCGTAGTTTCTGACATTGTTCATGTGGTGGGTCTGTTGCATTCTGACCAGGTGATCCAGAAACTCAACCCTCTCCTGGGCTGCACCCATGAGCATTACAGCAAAATTTTACCCATTGATACCCTAAAAACTCGTTTTTATGCGCGCTTCTTGTCGCGGGATTTGCCCGGTGTGATCGGCGATCTGGGGACTTGCTTTGGGCAGCACCAAGTGAGCTTGGAATCAGTCGTGCAGATTGGTCTTCAGGATGATTGCGCTGAGATCGTCGTCGTGACCCATGATGTCCATGAGGCGAATTTCCGGGAAGCCATGCGAGAAATCGAAGGCCTAGAGGCGATCAAGGAAGTGCCGAGTATTCTCCGCGTCCTTTAG
- a CDS encoding YggT family protein, producing MNFLVNAMSWLAVTSLGLNLLLGAMTLFFIFRIVLTWYPQAELTKLPFSLVVLPTEPLLAPTRKLVPPLGGIDISPVIWVGIVTLLREVLLGQQGLLVMLLR from the coding sequence ATGAATTTTTTGGTGAATGCGATGTCTTGGTTAGCTGTGACAAGTCTAGGGCTCAATCTGCTGTTGGGCGCGATGACCCTATTTTTTATTTTCCGCATTGTGCTCACTTGGTATCCCCAGGCGGAATTAACGAAACTGCCCTTTAGCTTGGTGGTTTTGCCGACGGAACCGCTTTTGGCCCCGACGAGAAAACTGGTGCCGCCCCTAGGAGGCATTGATATTTCTCCGGTGATTTGGGTGGGAATCGTCACTCTCCTGCGGGAGGTACTCTTGGGTCAGCAGGGTCTATTGGTGATGTTGTTGCGCTAG